A region from the Ptychodera flava strain L36383 chromosome 10, AS_Pfla_20210202, whole genome shotgun sequence genome encodes:
- the LOC139142657 gene encoding zinc finger protein 345-like — protein sequence MFRTKSALNSHIRIHTGEKPYECKECGKTFRVQSTFVYHKRSHTREKTFECKECSKIFLQESHLNRHYLIHRGEQPFHCNQCGKRFMNKSELNIHTRIHTGERPYECKECGKMFTQKGALNIHTRIHTGERPYECKECGMTFRHRFTLIYHKRIHTGEKPCECKVCGEKFRVKGTLNIHKRIHTGERQYECKECGKTFRRPAQLNYHKRIHTGEKPFECIECGKKFRDKLTMNTHKRIHTGEKPFECKECHKKFRDSSTLYKHKRIHTGERPVECKECGKRFRSPDQMNYHKKIHTGEKPFECIECGKKFRDKLTMNTHKRIHTGEKPFECKECHKKFRENGTLYKHKRIHTGERPYECKECGKTFAQKSTLNSHFLIHR from the coding sequence atgTTTAGGACAAAATCAGCACTGAATTCTCACATAAGAATTCATACTGGTGAAAAGCCATATGAGTGTAAAGAATGTGGTAAGACTTTCAGAGTGCAAAGTACTTTTGTTTACCACAAAAGAAGTCATACCCGTGAAAAaacatttgaatgcaaagaatgtagTAAAATATTTCTACAGGAAAGCCATTTGAACAGGCACTATCTAATCCACAGAGGGGAACAACCATTTCATTGTAATCAATGTGGTAAAAGGTTTATGAATAAATCAGAACTAAACATTCACACAAGAATTCATACTGGTGAAAGgccatatgaatgcaaagaatgtggtaaaatgTTTACACAAAAAGGGGCACTAAACATTCACACAAGAATTCATACTGGTGAaagaccatatgaatgcaaagaatgtggtatgACTTTCAGACATCGCTTCACACTGATTTACCACAAAAGAATCCACACAGGTGAAAAGCCATGTGAATGTAAAGTATGTGGTGAAAAGTTCAGGGTCAAGGGCACATTGAATATTCACAAAAGAATTCATACTGGTGAAAGGCaatatgaatgcaaagaatgtggtaagaCATTCAGACGTCCAGCCCAATTGAATTACCACAAAAGAATCCATACTGGTGAAAAACCATTTGAATGCATAGAATGTGGTAAAAAGTTTAGAGATAAATTAACAATGAATACACACAAAAGAATTCATACTGGTGAAAaaccatttgaatgcaaagaatgtcaTAAAAAGTTCAGAGATAGCAGCACACTGTATAAACACAAAAGAATTCATACTGGTGAAAGGCCagttgaatgcaaagaatgtggtaagaGATTCAGAAGTCCAGACCAAATGAATTACCACAAAAAAATCCATACTGGTGAAAAACCATTTGAATGCATAGAATGTGGTAAAAAGTTTAGAGATAAATTAACAATGAATACACACAAAAGAATTCATACTGGTGAAAaaccatttgaatgcaaagaatgtcaTAAAAAGTTCAGAGAAAATGGCACACTGTATAAACACAAAAGAATTCATACTGGTGAAAGgccatatgaatgcaaagaatgtggtaaaacatttgcacaGAAAAGCACTTTGAACAGTCACTTTCTAatccacaggtga